In Plasmodium gaboni strain SY75 chromosome 14, whole genome shotgun sequence, one genomic interval encodes:
- a CDS encoding hypothetical protein (conserved Plasmodium protein, unknown function) translates to MQNTQNISICLKRRPLMKYNADMNLDDNIEDNVRYFISYELNKFKGNKKKQLKKKTRRRVKIDKKIASFVFPRSREEKRLRLIYLKKIHRKKLKIRKCLKKLRERLKEHEYFISKFIGKEDEEKNIEKIKEENISSEDMDNNE, encoded by the coding sequence ATGCAGAATACGCAAAACATTTCGATTTGCTTAAAAAGGAGGCCTCTCATGAAATATAATGCTGATATGAACTTAGATGACAATATAGAAGATAATGTGAGATATTTTATTTCGTATGAACTTAATAAATTCaaaggaaataaaaaaaaacagttgaagaaaaaaacaCGACGAAGAGTAAAAATTGATAAGAAAATAGCTTCCTTTGTTTTTCCTAGATCAAGAGAAGAAAAACGTCTAAgattaatttatttaaagaaaatacatcgaaaaaaattaaaaataagaaaatgTCTGAAAAAACTTAGGGAGAGATTAAAAGAAcatgaatattttatttcaaaatTTATTGGAAAAGAAGAcgaagaaaaaaatattgaaaaaattaaagaagAGAATATATCATCAGAGGATATGGACaataatgaataa
- a CDS encoding putative mitochondrial pyruvate carrier protein 2, producing MEIIKKIFYPNIIPKLKKKIQCYNINESLKKVLVSDTGILTIHFWAPTFKWSISLANIADINRDPSYLSLPQQIAICLTGLLFTRFAYMIKPRNLNLLTINFFMSMTSFYQISRIGQYKYNVYMKEKER from the exons atggaaataataaaaaaaatattttatccTAATATTATACCaaaactaaaaaaaaaaatacaatgttataatataaatgagAGTTTAAAAAAAGTGCTTG taTCTGATACTGGTATCTTGACTATACATTTTTGGGCACCTACTTTTAAATGGTCTATATCGTTAGCCAATATTGCAGATATTAATAGAGATCCAAGTTATTTATCTTTACCACAACAAATTg CTATCTGTTTAACTGGATTGTTGTTCACACGATTTGCTTATATGATTAAGCCTAGGAACCTTAATTTGTTAACAA TTAACTTCTTTATGAGTATGACATCTTTTTATCAAATATCCAGGATAGgacaatataaatataatgtatatatgaaagaaaaagaaagataa